A region from the Corynebacterium halotolerans YIM 70093 = DSM 44683 genome encodes:
- a CDS encoding GNAT family N-acetyltransferase, translating into MAEATFTLRPIRPEDYPQVRAIYEMGLESGHATYETEAPTWEQFAHQKILETVFVAVDKENPEQLLGWVSAAPISTRSVFHGVVEDSIYIHPAAQGRGVAGALLDKLIEVCQDLNKWGIHSWIFPENKGSAKLHISRGFEKVGTLRHLAKMTYGEMAGHWRDTDIYEKLLPKPDGDD; encoded by the coding sequence ATGGCAGAAGCGACCTTCACGCTGCGCCCGATCAGGCCTGAGGATTATCCCCAGGTGCGGGCGATCTATGAGATGGGCCTCGAGTCCGGACATGCGACCTATGAGACTGAGGCCCCCACCTGGGAACAGTTCGCCCACCAGAAGATTCTGGAGACGGTGTTCGTCGCCGTCGACAAGGAGAATCCGGAGCAACTGCTCGGGTGGGTCTCGGCGGCGCCGATTTCCACCCGCTCGGTCTTTCACGGCGTGGTCGAGGACTCGATCTACATTCACCCGGCCGCGCAGGGCAGGGGAGTGGCCGGAGCGCTGCTCGACAAGCTCATCGAGGTGTGCCAGGACCTGAACAAGTGGGGCATCCACTCCTGGATCTTCCCCGAGAACAAAGGTTCGGCGAAGCTGCACATCTCCCGCGGCTTCGAGAAGGTGGGCACCCTGCGTCACCTGGCCAAGATGACCTACGGCGAGATGGCCGGCCACTGGCGTGACACCGACATCTACGAAAAGCTCCTCCCCAAACCGGACGGGGACGACTGA